The Saccopteryx leptura isolate mSacLep1 chromosome 2, mSacLep1_pri_phased_curated, whole genome shotgun sequence genome has a window encoding:
- the AKAP1 gene encoding A-kinase anchor protein 1, mitochondrial codes for MAIQLRSLFPLALPGMLALLGWWWFFSRKKEHIGGRDKQAEASTVELRANSAIEELIPVEDACPAVSTPPSVTQPATVSKPSAEPPASLRPHPACRRSESSGRLSNTVDTRPRPGARRRDSTEVELALEGDETKLVASEGSLPSPHGAVAGCEHAAGRCQQGQAAAPAEKRSPGEKARAWGAEGTGDAVRGESVLEGGVLSLERGSGSRSSKAPGLAPLGGQGEEGKSRPPQVEGGAVGKLTNSVVELAHMERAKDSETPVPRACGGRARGGEESKEETVDENEIEQAALRIVSKVISEATEEVVATTVGRPSGCRDQASAGQPQGQEEESCAPGCQETAPGPDASELTPAPGEATTAGAALGPSDAALPLPRPPAEDLPPPKTYVSCLTSPLSSPTKDTKPKNSVHHLSLASRPPPAAPLGELLDGTSVLGEEAGRVGPTSDSSQRVPSVASSGQCSDSVSTSGLEDCCVETDSSPRGKATTQPRPQSTVPFSNGVLPGELSDVGTEDGWTVDAEAEADHSGGSDGNSMDSVDGCYGLRKTDSGFQNAQAGSSPKKVDLIIWEIEVPKHLVGRLIGKQGRYVSFLKQTSGAKIYISTLPYTQNIQICHIEGTQHHVDKALNLIGKKFKELNLTNIYAPPLPSLALPSLPMTSWLMLPDGITVEVIVVNQVNAGHLFVQQHTHPTFHALRSLDQQMYLCYSQPGIPTLPTPVEITVICAAPGVDGAWWRAQVVASYEETSEVEIRYVDYGGYKRVKVDVLRQIRSDFVTLPFQGAEVLLDSVMPLSDDEHFSPEADAAMSEMTGNTALLAQVTNYSPTGIPLIQLWSVVGDEVVLINRSLVERGLAQWVDSYYTSL; via the exons ATGGCCATCCAGCTCCGCTCCCTCTTCCCCCTGGCGCTGCCGGGGATGCTCGCACTCCTCGGTTGGTGGTGGTTTTTCTCTCGTAAAAAAGAGCACATCGGCGGCCGTGACAAACAGGCAGAGGCCAGCACCGTGGAGCTGAGGGCCAACTCTGCCATCGAGGAGCTGATCCCTGTGGAAGACGCCTGCCCTGCGGTGTCCACACCCCCCAGTGTCACACAGCCGGCCACCGTGAGCAAGCCTTCCGCAGAGCCCCCAGCCTCGCTGCGGCCACATCCAGCCTGTCGTAGGTCAGAGTCCTCAGGCCGCCTTTCTAACACCGTGGACACGAGGCCTCGACCAGGGGCGCGCAGACGTGACAGCACAGAGGTGGAACTAGCTCTGGAGGGTGACGAAACCAAACTTGTTGCTTCAGAGGGCTCCCTTCCGTCCCCCCACGGAGCCGTGGCAGGATGTGAGCACGCAGCAGGGCGGTGCCAGCAGGGCCAGGCTGCAGCCCCCGCCGAGAAGCGCAGCCCTGGGGAGAAGGCGAGAGCGTGGGGGGCCGAGGGCACCGGCGATGCCGTGCGGGGGGAGAGCGTGCTGGAAGGAGGGGTGCTGTCCCTGGAGCGCGGCTCAGGGTCTCGCAGCAGCAAGGCGCCCGGCCTGGCCCCcttgggggggcagggagaggaagggaagagccgCCCGCCTCAGGTGGAGGGGGGCGCAGTGGGGAAGCTGACGAACAGCGTCGTGGAATTGGCTCACATGGAGCGGGCCAAGGACAGCGAAACGCCGGTGCCCCGGGCCTGCGGTGGCCGAGCCCGGGGTGGAGAAGAGAGCAAAGAGGAGACCGTGGATGAAAATGAGATCGAGCAGGCTGCGTTGCGGATCGTCTCTAAAGTGATCTCGGAGGCGACTGAAGAAGTGGTGGCCACCACCGTGGGCAGGCCTTCAGGTTGCAGGGACCAGGCCTCAGCTGGGCAGCCccaagggcaggaggaggagagctgTGCGCCCGGCTGCCAGGAaactgcccctgggccagatgcCTCAGAGCTCACTCCAGCCCCAGGGGAGGCCACCACCGCGGGGGCAGCCTTGGGCCCCTCGGACGCTGCCCTCCCCCTGCCACGCCCACCAGCGGAGGACCTGCCACCACCAAAGACCTATGTGAGCTGCCTGACCAGCCCTCTTTCTAGCCCCACCAAGGACACGAAGCCAAAGAACTCCGTGCACCACCTCTCCCTGGCCTCCCGCCCGCCCCCAGCCGCCCCCCTTGGAGAGTTGCTGGACGGCACCAGTGTCCTGGGGGAAGAGGCCGGCCGTGTCGGCCCCACGTCTGACAGCAGCCAGCGTGTCCCTTCAGTGGCCTCCTCCGGGCAGTGCTCAGACTCTGTCAGCACCTCGGGGCTCGAAGACTGTTGTGTGGAGACCGACTCAAGCCCCCGGGGCAAGGCCACCACCCAGCCGCGGCCACAGAGTACTGTGCCCTTCAGCAACGGGGTGCTGCCGGGGGAGCTGTCAGACGTGGGGACTGAGGACGGATGGACCGTGGATGCAGAGGCAGAGGCCGATCACTCGGGAG GTTCGGACGGGAACAGCATGGACTCCGTGGATGGCTGCTATGGCCTCAGGAAGACGGACTCCGGTTTCCAGAATGCCCAGGCAGGCTCCAGTCCTAAGAAGGTCGACCTCATCATCTGGGAGATTGAGGTGCCAAAG cACTTAGTCGGGCGGCTAATTGGCAAACAGGGGCGCTATGTGAGTTTTCTGAAGCAAACATCCGGTGCCAAGATCTACATCTCAACCCTGCCCTACACCCAGAACATCCAGATCTGCCACATAGAAG GCACTCAGCATCACGTGGACAAGGCGCTGAACTTGATCGGGAAGAAGTTCAAGGAACTGAACCTCACCAACATCTACGCTCCCCCCCTGCCTTCGCTGGCGCTGCCCTCTCTTCCAATGACCTCCTGG ctcATGCTCCCGGACGGCATCACCGTGGAGGTGATCGTGGTCAACCAGGTCAACGCCGGGCACCTGTTTGTGCAGCAGCACACGCACCCCACCTTCCACGCGCTGCGCAGCCTGGACCAGCAGATGTACCTCTGCTACTCGCAGCCCGGGATCCCCACCTTGCCCACCCCCGTGGAGA TAACGGTCATCTGCGCAGCCCCTGGGGTGGACGGTGCCTGGTGGCGAGCCCAAGTGGTGGCCTCCTACGAGGAGACCAGCGAGGTGGAGATCCGCTACGTGGACTACGGGGGATACAAGAGGGTGAAGGTCGACGTGCTCCGGCAGATCCG GTCTGACTTTGTGACCCTGCCATTCCAAGGAGCAGAAGTCCTTCTGGACAGTGTGATGCCTCTGTCAG ATGACGAGCACTTCTCACCTGAGGCGGATGCAGCGATGAGCGAGATGACGGGAAACACGGCGCTGCTGGCTCAG GTGACAAATTACAGTCCGACTGGCATTCCTCTGATTCAGCTGTGGAGTGTGGTTGGAGATGAA GTGGTGTTGATAAACCGGTCGCTGGTGGAGCGAGGACTTGCCCAGTGGGTCGACAGCTACTACACGAGCCTCTGA